DNA from Daucus carota subsp. sativus chromosome 1, DH1 v3.0, whole genome shotgun sequence:
GAAACCTATTCGTTTAAATACGGGTGGGTTTCATCGGGtaaattaaaaggaaaaaaaataaatctttccGACAATAGATTGGTCgaattttatttaaagaaaagTTGGTTTTCCACTATAGAAGCCAAGTTTCCCATCTATCCAATAACAAAAAGAAAGGATGACAATTcttttcttcttcatcactTGTTTATCATTCCTCATCTTTTACAAGTCTCTTACTCTACAACTACTCCCTCCATGGGCTTATGAAATGAGACTAGTAGGCATCAAACTCTGGAGAACCTTGTCTTTCACTCAACTTGCAAGTTACATAAAGATCAACTTCTACTTTTTGGCAAGAATGACCAAGTCCTCTAGTAGAACCATCTCAAGTGATCCCAAGTTTGAGCTTCTTGATTCCGAGATCCAAGAGGACATGATGTCCCTGCTAGATTTGCCAGACTTAGCATTGGAATGCATTCTCGAAAAGCTTCCACCAGATGGGCTAACCAGAGTGTCAAGTGTTTGTACTTCTCTGAGAACTACATGTATGAGCAATCACTTGTGGGAGAAACATATGAAGCAAAAATGGGGAAATGTGATCGGCCCGGCTGCTTATAGAGAGTGGCAATGGCATGTTGCCACAAGAAATGAGTTTGGTTTTCTTGATCAGGGAAATGAAAGAGGCTTTTTCGGGTTTTTACAGAAGACATGGCCTTGGCCTCTATTGTTTAGTAGAGGTAAAAATACAGGAATCAATAGTACTAAGAAGAAGAATTCAACAAGAAGTTGCTACTCTGCGCCAGCTGATTCGGTCATGGCCTGGTACATGGCTCTTGAAACTGGCAAGTTTTGGTTCCCTGCTCAGGTTTACAACAGAGAGGTAAGGTGGCTATTAACATcttgtgtttttgtgtgtgtttgctGCAAGAAAATGAATTCTGAAATGTTTGTTAGTGGTGGGTGTAATGCAGAATGGACATGTTGGGTTCATGTTGTCTTGCTATGATGCTGAACTTTGCTATGATTCTCGTACGGATACTTTCCAAGCCAGGTAAACAATCCGATGAATCTGTATCTTGATTTGAGCTAATTATCCTTAACATGAttcggaagatttatcagatgGTGGACCGAATGATGATGTCTGATTAACTATGTAAAAAGATAGATTTTTACTCGAACTCGGCTCGGACTCGATATTGTAATTTATAATATCTGTTGTGATTAGTGTGAGTTAATAATGTGGGATGATATATTTAAGGTATCCACCCCATGGGAGGAGGCCAGTGGCAATAGAAAATGGAGTGACATGGGATAGATTAAGGGCAGCACCAATAGATAATTCCCCACATGATCTGCACATCTCTGAATGTTTAAATGAGCTGCACCCTGGTGATCACATTGAGATTCAGTGGAGAAGGAATAAAGAGTTTCCTTATGGTATGTTATGTTCCCTTTGCATTATTTGCTTTCTTTCAATTCTATTATTACTATTTACCTGGTCACAAATGTTTAAGA
Protein-coding regions in this window:
- the LOC108227298 gene encoding F-box protein At2g32560, encoding MTILFFFITCLSFLIFYKSLTLQLLPPWAYEMRLVGIKLWRTLSFTQLASYIKINFYFLARMTKSSSRTISSDPKFELLDSEIQEDMMSLLDLPDLALECILEKLPPDGLTRVSSVCTSLRTTCMSNHLWEKHMKQKWGNVIGPAAYREWQWHVATRNEFGFLDQGNERGFFGFLQKTWPWPLLFSRGKNTGINSTKKKNSTRSCYSAPADSVMAWYMALETGKFWFPAQVYNRENGHVGFMLSCYDAELCYDSRTDTFQARYPPHGRRPVAIENGVTWDRLRAAPIDNSPHDLHISECLNELHPGDHIEIQWRRNKEFPYGWWYGVVGHLELCDGNQNYCRCFESDMVALNFNQYTPGSRWRQTTVSRKHHREEGNGADGFYGGIRKLKTSNEISTWKRLWPVDVLE